A genomic window from Sphingobacterium spiritivorum includes:
- a CDS encoding DUF4843 domain-containing protein, with protein sequence MKLIQISPAINLLVLLALVSSCKKTELITYNSERNLFFEVEDSRSRDHPYYDATLTVDSVRMFFSFLDDNVTSAELKIPLKMTGKQLEQPLPYVLVIDSANTTAVKGRDFEWTPQHIFPAGKSIDTLRIKVNRTTQMLNKTFRLTLELKENENFKTMIEPTTIQKHRSIRVKCYINDILFPPDGYLSTSEKQGADYYYGPFSRKKLNLLSMLLEEEYGEPFPPAEVYIYLVPEVEIIAQILNIYLEAQRENGTPVLEDDGTEMITGEYFK encoded by the coding sequence ATGAAACTTATCCAAATCAGTCCGGCTATCAACCTTTTGGTGTTGCTGGCTCTTGTTAGTTCCTGTAAAAAAACAGAACTTATTACGTATAATTCTGAACGAAATTTGTTTTTTGAGGTAGAAGACTCCAGATCGCGTGATCATCCTTATTATGATGCCACTCTAACAGTGGACTCCGTAAGAATGTTTTTCTCCTTTCTGGATGATAATGTAACAAGTGCTGAACTTAAAATTCCTTTGAAAATGACGGGAAAGCAATTAGAACAACCGTTGCCTTACGTCCTGGTAATAGATTCGGCAAATACGACGGCTGTTAAAGGAAGGGACTTTGAATGGACGCCTCAGCACATCTTTCCTGCCGGTAAAAGCATAGATACACTCCGGATAAAGGTAAACCGAACAACCCAAATGCTTAATAAAACGTTCAGACTAACACTGGAGCTCAAAGAAAATGAGAATTTTAAGACCATGATTGAACCCACTACTATCCAAAAGCACAGATCAATAAGGGTAAAATGCTATATCAATGATATTTTATTTCCTCCTGATGGCTATCTGAGTACATCTGAAAAACAAGGTGCCGATTATTATTACGGTCCCTTTTCAAGAAAAAAGCTAAACCTTTTGTCGATGCTGCTTGAAGAAGAATATGGAGAGCCATTTCCACCGGCTGAAGTGTACATTTATTTAGTTCCTGAGGTGGAAATTATTGCGCAAATATTGAATATTTACCTGGAAGCACAAAGGGAAAACGGAACTCCTGTACTAGAAGATGATGGCACCGAAATGATTACGGGCGAATATTTTAAATAA
- a CDS encoding PKD-like family lipoprotein, whose amino-acid sequence MKFFIKIYFIGLLGLGLALMMSCRKDTGNYNYIKINEAIVSNLDSLYIVNRGEILNINPKISYSLDPTGDTVNYIYEWLLTKKEGSEAIVPKLLTSGPVFNSKIDLLTGVYNMLYRITDKRTGVWKEYPFQLFVTLRTYEGWLLLSEINGQKSRLDMMSYKIRSNDYEQIHDVLAEMKSGFKLTGLPNFVCYNKEMGSGVNQTNEKILISTTKEAGFLRGDIFDYHPINAFSNYMNGPDKATDKGAKLEGEAWIAYMTINGSIYYSGWTLKFSRISKISTSGKLFKAAPFISFSDNQAIAFDEENSRFLWSPTESFEFYTYNNIPALNNMNKQMLFMTRTKYNGGETFAILKDKTNSKIYLARLTYTKLNYLQEITDPNIAQAENFAVNSDYGYIFYNVGGVIYEYDFTLKLSKKMADYGNRKISILKFQSINTGTTINQERYSKISNQLIVCSYDESNLDNSGTMDLYDVPAINGQITKVETFTGLGKVVSITYRTR is encoded by the coding sequence ATGAAATTTTTTATTAAAATATACTTTATAGGGTTGCTCGGCTTAGGATTAGCCCTTATGATGTCGTGTAGAAAAGATACCGGTAATTATAATTATATAAAGATAAATGAGGCTATAGTAAGTAATCTGGATTCTCTTTATATAGTAAATAGGGGAGAAATACTTAATATCAATCCAAAAATAAGCTATTCGTTGGATCCGACTGGCGATACAGTCAATTATATCTATGAATGGTTGCTTACAAAAAAAGAAGGGTCTGAAGCAATAGTTCCCAAATTACTGACTTCAGGTCCTGTATTTAATTCTAAAATTGACCTGCTGACTGGAGTCTATAATATGCTCTACCGAATTACAGATAAACGAACAGGTGTATGGAAAGAATATCCATTTCAACTTTTTGTAACGCTTAGAACTTATGAAGGGTGGCTTTTGTTATCAGAAATAAACGGGCAGAAAAGCCGTCTGGATATGATGAGTTACAAAATACGCAGTAATGATTATGAACAGATACATGATGTTCTTGCAGAGATGAAATCGGGGTTTAAACTTACCGGATTGCCAAATTTTGTCTGTTACAATAAAGAAATGGGATCAGGAGTAAACCAAACTAATGAAAAGATTCTGATCAGCACAACAAAAGAAGCCGGTTTCTTGCGTGGAGATATATTTGATTATCATCCGATCAATGCTTTTAGCAATTATATGAACGGACCGGACAAAGCAACTGATAAAGGGGCTAAACTGGAAGGAGAGGCTTGGATAGCCTATATGACTATAAATGGTAGTATTTATTATTCTGGATGGACTTTAAAATTCAGCAGAATTAGTAAGATAAGTACTTCCGGGAAACTATTTAAGGCTGCACCTTTTATATCCTTTTCAGATAATCAGGCAATTGCTTTTGATGAAGAAAACTCACGTTTTTTATGGTCACCAACTGAATCTTTCGAATTTTACACCTATAATAACATTCCCGCTCTCAACAATATGAATAAGCAAATGCTGTTTATGACCCGTACCAAATATAACGGTGGAGAAACTTTTGCGATTTTGAAAGATAAGACTAATAGTAAGATATACCTCGCTAGATTAACTTACACCAAATTGAATTATTTACAGGAAATTACAGATCCCAATATAGCACAGGCAGAAAATTTTGCTGTAAACAGCGATTATGGATATATTTTCTATAATGTAGGTGGAGTCATTTATGAATACGACTTTACGTTGAAGTTGAGCAAAAAAATGGCAGACTATGGAAACAGGAAGATAAGTATATTAAAATTTCAGTCTATAAATACCGGTACTACTATCAATCAGGAGAGATACAGTAAAATAAGTAATCAACTGATTGTTTGTAGCTATGATGAGAGCAATTTGGATAATTCCGGCACTATGGATCTATACGATGTACCCGCAATAAATGGACAAATCACCAAAGTGGAGACTTTTACAGGATTAGGAAAAGTAGTTTCGATCACTTATAGGACCAGATAA
- a CDS encoding winged helix-turn-helix transcriptional regulator → MGQRTVYAEVPPGLEYELTTIGTDVLTIIKQLQAWGRWQQQNKQEKSEN, encoded by the coding sequence ATGGGTCAAAGAACTGTTTATGCTGAAGTACCGCCCGGGTTAGAATATGAACTTACAACGATCGGGACGGATGTGCTTACCATCATAAAACAATTACAAGCATGGGGGAGGTGGCAACAGCAAAACAAGCAGGAGAAAAGTGAAAATTAA
- a CDS encoding dihydrofolate reductase family protein: protein MRKLIYGINVSLDGCCDHNKFSGGDDIHDYFRELLSDVDLIIYGRKTYELMVPFWPQAAHAQSMNESANAFASTFASIKRILVSRTINQIDDEYTTLVKDDLQEEILKLKQQPGKSISTGGIELPARLIELGLVDEFHILVHPVIVGEGRRLFTEMHLPENLGLNLTATKTLPSGCIALRYEKA from the coding sequence ATGAGAAAACTTATCTATGGTATAAACGTGAGTTTAGATGGCTGCTGCGATCACAATAAATTTAGTGGTGGCGATGATATCCATGATTATTTCAGGGAATTGTTGTCAGATGTTGATCTGATTATTTACGGTCGAAAGACGTATGAACTGATGGTTCCTTTCTGGCCTCAGGCTGCACATGCTCAGTCCATGAATGAAAGTGCAAATGCATTTGCCAGCACTTTTGCTTCTATTAAACGTATTCTGGTTTCCAGAACGATTAACCAAATAGATGATGAGTACACCACTCTTGTTAAGGATGATTTGCAGGAAGAAATCCTGAAGCTGAAACAGCAGCCCGGCAAATCCATCTCCACCGGAGGCATTGAACTGCCGGCCAGATTGATAGAACTGGGTCTGGTCGATGAGTTTCATATACTCGTTCACCCGGTCATAGTCGGCGAAGGCCGACGTTTGTTTACTGAAATGCACTTGCCTGAAAATTTAGGGTTAAATCTGACCGCAACAAAAACACTCCCTTCCGGATGTATAGCACTGAGATACGAAAAGGCTTGA
- a CDS encoding bifunctional aconitate hydratase 2/2-methylisocitrate dehydratase, translating to MSRYNEYLKQIAERETQGLHPLPIDGAELMSEVIAQIKDTGHEHREDSLNFFIYNALPGTTSAARVKAQFLKEIILGSSQVKEISPEFAFEQLSHMKGGPSIEVLLDLALGEDLAIGKSAADVLKTQVFLYEADTERLEKAFESGNPIAKDILESYAKAEFYTKLPDIPEEISLVTFVAGIGDISTDLLSPGSDAHSRSDRELHGQCMFEHNKEQQKELQALKEKHPDKRIMLVAEKGTMGVGSSRMSGVNNVALWIGKPASPFIPFVNIAPVVAGTNGISPIFLTTVGVTGGIGLDLQNWVKKFDENGKLVVDAEGQPVLEQTYSVDTGTVLTVNTKTKKLYKDGQEIMDVASAFTPQKIEFMKAGGSYSIEFGKKLQTFAAKTLGIVAPTVFAPSKEISHPGQGLTAVEKIFNRNAVGTSGAVLHAGSYVRAKVNIVGSQDTTGLMTAQELESMAATVISPIVDAGYQSGCHTASVWDSKSQQNIPRLMSFMNDFGLITARDPKGVYHAMTDVIHKVLNDITVDDWAIIIGGDSHTRMSKGVAFGADSGTVALALATGEASMPIPESVKVTFKGKMNDHLDFRDVVHATQLQMLKEFNGENVFQGRVIEVHIGTLLSDQAFTFTDWTAEMKAKASICISQPDTLIESLEIAKDRIRIMIEKGMDNEKQVLKGLIDKANKRIDEIRSGQKPPLTPDENAKYFAEFVVDLDIIDEPMIADPDVNNADASKRYTHDTIRALSYYGGEKHVDLGFVGSCMVHKGDIKIVSKMLKNLEEQYGKVEFHAPLVVAAPTYNIIDELKEEGDWDVLQRYSGFEFDDAAPKSMARTSYDNILYLERPGCNLCMGNQEKAEQGDTVMATSTRLFQGRVVKDSDRKKGESLLASTPVVVLSAIFGRTPTIEEYKAAVKGIKLTQFSPPIKKMTTDAPAAHQISF from the coding sequence ATGAGCAGATATAATGAATATCTAAAGCAAATTGCAGAGAGAGAAACCCAGGGACTTCACCCTTTACCGATTGATGGAGCTGAATTGATGAGCGAGGTAATCGCACAGATCAAAGATACAGGTCATGAGCATCGTGAAGATTCACTGAATTTCTTTATTTATAATGCCTTACCGGGAACGACAAGTGCTGCCCGTGTAAAGGCTCAGTTTTTAAAGGAAATTATTCTGGGAAGTTCTCAGGTAAAAGAAATTTCACCTGAATTTGCTTTTGAGCAATTATCACATATGAAGGGTGGTCCTTCTATTGAGGTCTTGCTGGATCTTGCATTAGGTGAAGACCTGGCTATCGGAAAAAGTGCTGCAGATGTACTTAAAACGCAGGTTTTTCTATATGAAGCGGATACAGAGCGTCTGGAGAAAGCGTTTGAAAGTGGAAACCCGATTGCCAAAGATATTCTTGAAAGTTATGCTAAAGCAGAATTTTACACCAAACTGCCGGATATACCGGAAGAAATTTCATTAGTGACTTTTGTTGCGGGTATAGGTGATATTTCCACAGATTTACTTTCACCGGGAAGTGATGCACACTCCCGTTCAGACCGCGAGCTTCATGGCCAGTGTATGTTTGAGCACAACAAAGAGCAGCAAAAAGAGTTGCAGGCGCTTAAAGAAAAACATCCGGATAAAAGAATAATGCTGGTTGCTGAAAAAGGTACTATGGGTGTAGGTTCTTCCAGAATGTCGGGTGTCAATAACGTGGCGCTCTGGATTGGTAAACCTGCAAGTCCGTTTATTCCATTTGTCAATATTGCACCTGTCGTGGCAGGAACAAACGGCATTTCTCCGATATTTTTGACTACTGTCGGTGTTACCGGTGGTATTGGTCTGGATCTTCAAAACTGGGTGAAAAAGTTTGATGAAAACGGTAAGCTGGTTGTTGATGCAGAAGGACAACCTGTCCTGGAGCAAACATATTCTGTCGATACAGGTACTGTTCTTACCGTCAATACAAAAACCAAAAAACTGTACAAAGACGGACAGGAAATAATGGATGTGGCTTCAGCATTTACTCCTCAAAAGATTGAATTCATGAAAGCCGGAGGATCTTATTCCATTGAATTTGGTAAAAAACTACAGACTTTTGCTGCCAAAACCTTAGGAATTGTGGCTCCGACTGTATTTGCTCCTTCCAAAGAGATTTCACATCCTGGTCAGGGTCTTACTGCAGTAGAAAAGATATTTAACAGAAATGCAGTCGGAACTTCCGGTGCAGTTTTACATGCCGGTTCTTATGTTCGTGCAAAAGTAAATATTGTCGGTTCTCAGGATACAACCGGATTGATGACTGCTCAGGAACTGGAATCTATGGCTGCAACGGTGATTTCGCCTATAGTAGATGCCGGTTATCAGTCAGGTTGTCATACGGCATCTGTCTGGGATAGTAAGTCTCAGCAAAATATTCCGAGACTGATGAGTTTTATGAACGACTTTGGTCTTATTACTGCCAGAGATCCTAAAGGTGTATATCATGCAATGACCGATGTTATACACAAGGTTCTTAATGATATTACAGTAGATGACTGGGCTATAATTATCGGTGGTGACTCACACACCCGTATGTCTAAAGGTGTCGCATTCGGTGCTGACTCGGGTACCGTAGCACTTGCATTGGCCACAGGCGAGGCTTCTATGCCTATTCCTGAATCGGTAAAAGTGACTTTCAAAGGTAAAATGAATGATCATCTGGATTTTCGTGATGTTGTGCATGCTACTCAGTTACAGATGCTGAAGGAATTTAACGGAGAAAATGTATTTCAGGGGAGAGTGATAGAAGTACATATCGGTACGTTACTTTCTGATCAGGCATTTACCTTTACAGACTGGACGGCAGAAATGAAAGCCAAGGCTTCTATCTGTATCTCTCAGCCTGATACCCTTATCGAATCTTTAGAGATTGCGAAAGACAGAATCAGGATCATGATTGAAAAAGGTATGGATAATGAAAAGCAGGTACTGAAAGGTCTGATTGATAAAGCAAATAAAAGAATTGATGAAATCAGATCTGGACAAAAACCGCCGTTAACACCTGATGAAAATGCAAAATACTTTGCAGAGTTTGTAGTTGATCTGGACATTATCGATGAACCTATGATTGCAGACCCTGACGTAAATAATGCAGATGCATCCAAGCGCTATACACATGATACTATTCGGGCGCTTTCTTATTACGGAGGCGAGAAACACGTAGACCTTGGTTTTGTTGGTTCATGTATGGTTCATAAAGGAGATATTAAGATTGTTTCGAAGATGTTGAAAAACCTGGAGGAACAATATGGAAAAGTAGAATTCCATGCTCCTTTAGTGGTAGCTGCGCCTACATATAATATCATTGATGAGCTCAAAGAAGAGGGCGATTGGGATGTATTACAAAGATATTCGGGTTTTGAATTTGATGATGCTGCACCTAAAAGTATGGCCCGTACATCATATGACAATATCCTGTACCTGGAACGTCCCGGCTGTAACCTGTGTATGGGCAATCAGGAAAAGGCTGAACAGGGTGACACTGTAATGGCAACATCTACACGTCTGTTTCAGGGACGTGTCGTAAAAGATTCTGACCGTAAAAAAGGAGAATCATTACTGGCATCTACTCCGGTAGTTGTTCTGTCCGCTATTTTTGGAAGAACTCCTACTATTGAAGAATATAAAGCTGCTGTTAAAGGTATTAAGCTAACGCAGTTTTCGCCTCCTATTAAAAAAATGACTACAGACGCCCCTGCCGCTCATCAGATTTCTTTTTAG
- a CDS encoding winged helix-turn-helix transcriptional regulator, whose product MYCIDDKKYPCSTSLTMKYIGGKWKAVILIHLIEKKRYSELRKECKLITERTLSLQLKELEEDGLIIRTVHTSKPPLKVDYELTEFGRTLIPVLKAVAQWGNDTAAANKRVKVLQE is encoded by the coding sequence ATGTATTGTATAGACGATAAAAAATATCCCTGCAGCACCAGCCTGACAATGAAGTACATAGGCGGAAAATGGAAAGCGGTAATCCTTATTCATTTAATCGAAAAAAAGCGATATAGTGAACTGAGAAAGGAATGTAAGCTGATCACAGAAAGAACTTTAAGTCTTCAATTAAAGGAATTGGAGGAAGATGGTTTGATCATACGTACAGTTCATACAAGCAAGCCTCCTCTCAAAGTAGATTATGAGCTGACCGAATTTGGCAGAACACTTATTCCTGTCCTCAAAGCAGTTGCACAGTGGGGAAATGATACGGCGGCGGCTAATAAGCGTGTAAAAGTTTTACAGGAGTAA
- a CDS encoding nitroreductase family protein — protein MTFLKLAESRYTTKSYVAAKKISDEKIETLKDIIRLSPSSINSQPWKFAFVSDERVKSELAAASYWNAEKINQASHLVVFSAIDDTEVFEKQINEHLPEGSVNYYNRFLKPKGEEEIKSWLQHQVYLSLGFFLSACASLEIDSTPMEGIQNDEYDKILKWEGYKTLFAVAIGYRNPADNNQPSLNPKLRLPSEQIIHVI, from the coding sequence ATGACTTTTCTAAAACTTGCAGAAAGCAGATACACCACTAAAAGCTATGTTGCTGCTAAAAAAATTTCAGACGAAAAAATCGAAACATTGAAAGACATTATACGGCTTAGCCCTTCTTCGATCAACAGTCAGCCATGGAAGTTTGCTTTTGTTTCAGATGAAAGGGTAAAAAGTGAATTAGCTGCAGCCTCTTACTGGAATGCAGAAAAAATTAATCAGGCCAGTCACTTGGTCGTCTTTAGTGCTATTGATGATACTGAAGTCTTTGAAAAACAAATTAACGAACATCTTCCTGAAGGCTCAGTAAACTATTACAATCGGTTTTTAAAACCAAAAGGAGAGGAGGAAATCAAAAGCTGGCTACAGCATCAGGTATATCTTTCTCTCGGATTCTTTCTTTCTGCCTGCGCAAGTCTGGAGATTGACAGTACTCCAATGGAGGGAATTCAAAATGATGAATATGACAAAATTCTGAAATGGGAAGGGTATAAGACACTCTTTGCTGTTGCGATCGGTTACAGAAATCCGGCAGACAACAATCAGCCGTCACTTAATCCCAAATTACGCTTACCCTCAGAACAAATTATTCACGTTATATAA
- a CDS encoding YciI family protein, which yields MKEFALIFRLKDISDFQPSPEQMQERMNWLAGIAAQNKLVDKGNTLLPSTGSAKTVKSDNIVTDGPYTEIKEFISGYIVVKADSIDEAVAMAKSNPVFKIDGSIEVREVLKRS from the coding sequence ATGAAAGAATTTGCATTAATCTTCAGACTAAAAGACATTTCTGATTTTCAACCTTCTCCTGAACAAATGCAGGAAAGAATGAACTGGTTAGCAGGCATAGCTGCACAAAACAAATTGGTAGACAAAGGAAATACACTATTACCTTCAACCGGGAGTGCTAAAACTGTAAAATCTGACAATATAGTCACAGACGGACCCTATACGGAGATTAAGGAGTTTATCAGCGGCTATATTGTAGTAAAAGCAGATAGCATCGATGAGGCTGTTGCAATGGCAAAAAGCAATCCGGTATTTAAAATAGACGGAAGTATTGAAGTTAGAGAAGTTTTAAAAAGAAGTTAG
- a CDS encoding RNA polymerase sigma factor, whose amino-acid sequence MTAVLCRHFGLHAIEMAEDIANDTFLKASEYWAINGIPDNPTAWLYTVAKNKTKDYVKRTAIFETQIKQEIKAEQIDTEKEFEYNDQLIADSQLAMIFAVCNPVNSRESQICLALQILCGFSVEEIADAFLINTETIKKRLLRARTNLRNTSFQIKSLSEGQIKSRLEVVLKTLYLLFNEGYFSKANKQQIRINLCSEAIRLTLCLTENRMTNTAQTNALMALMCFQSSRLETRMNINGEAILFDEQDRNLWDQSLIHRGNYYLVNATTQSAKSPTKYHLEAGIAYWHTTSTDHSKWINILQLYDQLIRIEDSPITALNRVFAFANVHGKEKAILEAEKLNLITNSCYQALMGYLYAYTDMDRSVAHYEQAIRLSRSLTEKHTLQKEIERLKFAKINAGK is encoded by the coding sequence ATGACGGCGGTACTGTGCCGTCATTTTGGTTTACATGCTATAGAAATGGCAGAAGATATTGCAAATGATACTTTTCTGAAAGCATCGGAGTACTGGGCTATTAACGGTATACCTGATAATCCTACAGCCTGGCTCTACACAGTAGCAAAGAATAAAACAAAAGATTATGTGAAACGCACAGCTATCTTCGAAACACAAATCAAACAAGAAATAAAAGCTGAACAGATTGATACGGAGAAGGAATTTGAATACAACGATCAGCTGATTGCTGACAGTCAGCTGGCAATGATTTTTGCAGTTTGTAACCCTGTCAATTCGCGGGAAAGCCAGATCTGTCTGGCTCTGCAAATTCTTTGTGGATTCAGTGTAGAAGAGATAGCTGATGCATTTTTAATAAATACAGAAACGATAAAAAAACGTCTGCTACGTGCAAGAACAAATCTTCGGAATACCAGTTTTCAGATTAAATCCTTAAGCGAAGGACAAATTAAATCAAGGCTGGAGGTTGTTCTGAAAACTTTGTATCTGTTGTTTAATGAGGGATATTTTTCGAAAGCCAACAAGCAGCAAATCAGAATTAACCTCTGTTCTGAAGCCATACGGCTAACCTTATGCCTGACAGAAAACCGGATGACAAACACCGCACAAACAAATGCGCTGATGGCCTTGATGTGTTTTCAAAGTTCAAGACTGGAAACAAGAATGAATATAAACGGAGAAGCCATACTTTTTGACGAGCAGGACAGAAATCTATGGGATCAATCGCTGATACATCGCGGAAACTATTATCTGGTAAATGCGACAACGCAGTCCGCCAAATCTCCGACAAAATATCATCTGGAAGCCGGGATTGCTTATTGGCATACCACATCCACAGACCATAGTAAATGGATAAATATATTACAACTGTATGATCAGCTTATTAGAATTGAAGACTCCCCGATAACAGCATTAAACAGAGTCTTTGCTTTTGCTAATGTGCATGGAAAAGAAAAAGCAATTTTGGAAGCTGAAAAACTTAATTTGATTACAAACAGTTGCTATCAGGCTCTGATGGGCTATCTGTATGCTTATACAGATATGGACAGATCAGTGGCACACTATGAACAAGCCATCAGATTGAGCAGGTCGTTAACTGAAAAACACACATTACAAAAGGAAATTGAACGTTTGAAATTCGCAAAAATCAATGCCGGGAAATAA
- a CDS encoding NUDIX hydrolase: MNQSVLILTDFVPKNIENPQTIGIQEIDLEKLFAQSAQSATPVTYLYIHPEFEVVFKKILDKARIIKAAGGLVENGEGGYLFIFRLGHWDLPKGKVEESEKMKVAAVREVEEETGVKIDYLGPKLITTYHTYYMRGKFVLKATNWYRMGINKVPKLIPQHEEDITEAEWLTPARLKKVKENTYPLILDVIKKIRK, encoded by the coding sequence ATGAACCAATCTGTTTTAATTTTGACAGATTTCGTTCCTAAGAACATTGAAAACCCTCAAACAATTGGCATTCAAGAAATTGACCTGGAAAAACTTTTCGCGCAGTCTGCACAGAGTGCAACACCTGTCACTTATCTGTATATTCACCCGGAATTTGAAGTTGTCTTTAAAAAAATATTGGATAAAGCAAGAATTATTAAGGCTGCCGGAGGGCTGGTTGAAAATGGCGAAGGCGGATATCTTTTTATTTTCCGATTAGGACACTGGGACCTACCCAAAGGAAAGGTTGAAGAATCCGAAAAAATGAAAGTCGCGGCTGTTCGTGAAGTAGAAGAAGAGACTGGTGTGAAGATCGATTATCTGGGTCCCAAACTTATTACTACCTATCATACCTATTATATGCGGGGTAAATTTGTGTTGAAAGCAACCAATTGGTATCGTATGGGAATTAATAAAGTTCCAAAGTTGATCCCTCAGCATGAAGAGGATATTACAGAAGCAGAATGGCTCACTCCTGCCCGATTGAAAAAAGTAAAGGAAAATACCTATCCGCTGATTCTGGATGTAATCAAAAAGATCAGAAAATAA
- the pyrE gene encoding orotate phosphoribosyltransferase, which yields MNNLNEVEQKVAESLLQIKAIKLQPKSPFTWASGWRSPIYCDNRITLSYPAIRTYIRQKLAKLIQEEFGSVDMISGVATAGIPQGVLVAQDLGLPFTYVRSSAKDHGRQNLIEGEVVSGQRVVVVEDLVSTGKSSLQAVKALREAGCNVVGLVSIFSYGFDEAVQNFGEAKCAFFSLCDYNALIQVAAERNYIMEEDVDVLRQWRVSPSTWEATV from the coding sequence ATGAATAATTTAAATGAGGTTGAACAAAAAGTTGCTGAATCCTTACTGCAAATTAAAGCAATTAAATTGCAACCTAAAAGTCCTTTTACATGGGCTTCGGGATGGAGATCACCAATTTATTGTGATAATCGTATTACATTGTCTTATCCGGCTATCCGTACTTACATCAGACAAAAACTTGCTAAGCTCATTCAGGAAGAGTTCGGAAGTGTCGATATGATTTCCGGTGTAGCTACAGCAGGTATTCCTCAGGGAGTATTAGTGGCGCAGGATTTGGGATTACCATTTACTTATGTTCGTAGCAGCGCTAAAGATCACGGTCGCCAGAATCTTATCGAAGGAGAAGTAGTAAGCGGACAACGTGTAGTCGTAGTGGAAGATCTGGTATCTACCGGAAAAAGCAGTCTGCAAGCTGTAAAAGCATTACGTGAGGCTGGTTGTAACGTAGTAGGTCTTGTATCTATATTCAGCTATGGCTTTGATGAAGCTGTACAGAATTTCGGAGAAGCTAAATGTGCTTTTTTCAGCCTGTGTGATTATAATGCTCTTATTCAGGTTGCAGCTGAGCGCAATTATATCATGGAAGAAGATGTTGATGTCCTGAGACAATGGCGCGTAAGCCCGTCTACATGGGAGGCAACAGTATAA
- a CDS encoding SRPBCC family protein — MTIIQSNTEINKSIAEVYLFLADFNNHERLMPENIYNWSSTADEARFTIQNMAKLALKIELRTPNEEIVAVPSEKAPFDLTLRWRLISISETETKANFVIEADLNMMMKMLASGPLQKLADYQTAKLKELLG; from the coding sequence ATGACCATTATTCAAAGTAATACAGAAATCAATAAGTCTATCGCTGAAGTATATCTGTTTTTGGCAGACTTCAATAATCATGAAAGACTGATGCCTGAGAATATTTACAACTGGTCATCTACAGCAGACGAAGCGAGATTTACTATTCAAAACATGGCGAAGCTGGCTTTGAAGATAGAACTGCGGACTCCCAATGAGGAAATCGTAGCCGTACCCAGTGAAAAAGCTCCGTTCGATCTGACGCTTCGCTGGAGACTGATATCCATATCAGAAACCGAAACAAAAGCTAACTTTGTAATAGAAGCCGATCTGAATATGATGATGAAAATGCTGGCTTCAGGCCCGCTTCAGAAACTGGCAGATTATCAGACAGCAAAACTAAAAGAATTGTTAGGATAA